From a region of the Gossypium raimondii isolate GPD5lz chromosome 10, ASM2569854v1, whole genome shotgun sequence genome:
- the LOC105775779 gene encoding PHD finger protein At1g33420 gives MVVNAVPMKRIKRRVTVDLYDFLTFPSTSSSFGFGGTTPFRANIRSFLTKHALMPPLSSLFPHMMIWQIVFRVDDVTDNLDSSSSVVCLDVVEEDVARSRSVYCDQCRVVGWSEHPVCSKRYHFIIKVDGNSIGGYHKPCVRCGDILHLSELRCKSCNHVTTTDDVEDWVYHQLEDTTHLLHGVIHSNGYGHLLRVNGREGGSRVLSGCHIMDFWDRLCKTLGVRKVSVTDVSKKYGLEYRLLHAITKGHPWYGDWGYEFGAGSFALTFDAYRSAIETLSSLPLSLFLPQGSKPSTRLQDVISFYRSLSKCELLNIKDVFSFLMRLIHDAHKSSLRVGDATFKKQRTSSVLSWSRVDVVRVEEAMFRVLRAVSGSNWVSSRALRGAVCRVAPPTLLDHCLMELNGKLAVEGMVVKARHNPNSGSLEYRLEPQNVSITTNCNDNCVPNFLPSKEILKQDLKLLYESILHPQTMSTCLPEAIRNLTISSAEKLLDCKQFVKHYNNEKLSSGNEDVICISCELELMDQHKEITPDPPAELVVLPINAIVLDLKIEASKAFQEVYLAFRRFQAEELLGYTGVEDSTQVKLLMGSTGSVRVRGRCLGKSGLSKYRLERGVERWTVDCTCGAKDDDGERMLACDVCGVWQHTRCFGINDSDAVPAKFVCNRCKESLQMTLSVVQCKNESGSFGKGLATSYDVR, from the exons ATGGTTGTAAATGCTGTGCCCATGAAAAGGATAAAGAGAAGAGTAACAGTTGATCTCTACGACTTCTTGACGTTCCCTTCCACTTCCTCTTCCTTTGGATTTGGTGGTACCACGCCATTTCGTGCCAACATTAGGTCTTTTTTAACGAAGCACGCACTCATGCCGCCTCTTTCGTCGCTTTTCCCTCACATGATGATTTGGCAAATCGTCTTCAGAGTCGATGACGTGACAGACAACCTTGATTCCTCCTCCTCCGTGGTCTGTCTAGACGTGGTGGAGGAGGATGTCGCTAGATCTAGATCCGTCTACTGTGACCAGTGCCGAGTTGTTG GGTGGAGTGAACATCCAGTTTGTTCTAAACGCTACCACTTCATCATAAAGGTGGACGGTAATTCCATCGGTGGCTACCATAAACCATGTGTTCGTTGTGGAGATATCCTACATTTGTCGGAATTAAG GTGTAAGTCATGCAACCATGTGACAACTACAGATGATGTAGAGGATTGGGTGTATCACCAATTAGAGGACACCACTCATCTTTTACATGGTGTAATCCATTCTAATGGTTACGGTCACCTTCTTAGGGTCAATGGCAGGGAAGGGGGGTCAAGGGTCCTTTCAGGATGCCATATCATGGACTTTTGGGATCGACTATGTAAAACCCTTGGTGTCAG GAAAGTAAGTGTGACAGATGTGTCAAAGAAGTATGGGTTGGAGTACCGGCTACTTCATGCCATTACCAAAGGCCATCCATGGTATGGGGATTGGGGTTATGAATTTGGTGCTGGTAGTTTTGCCCTGACATTTGATGCATATAGATCTGCTATTGAGACTCTTTCTAGCCTTCCATTATCCTTGTTTCTACCGCAAGGATCGAAACCTAGTACTCGACTTCAGGATGTTATCTCATTTTATCGGTCTTTGTCAAAGTGTGAGCTTCTAAATATAAAagatgtcttttcttttctgatgAGGTTGATCCATGATGCCCATAAGTCTTCCTTAAGGGTTGGGGATGCTACCTTCAAGAAACAACGTACTTCAAGTGTTCTATCATGGAGTAGAGTTGATGTTGTACGAGTTGAAGAGGCCATGTTTAGAGTACTTCGGGCGGTATCTGGTTCAAACTGGGTAAGTTCTCGTGCTCTTAGGGGAGCTGTCTGTAGAGTGGCTCCTCCAACACTCCTCGATCATTGCCTCATGGAACTTAATGGGAAATTGGCCGTAGAAGGAATGGTTGTTAAGGCAAGACACAATCCTAATTCTGGTTCTCTCGAGTATAG ACTTGAGCCTCAAAATGTTTCCATCACCACCAATTGCAATGATAATTGTGTTCCTAATTTTCTTCCATCTAAGGAAATTCTTAAGCAAGATCTTAAATTATTGTATGAATCCATACTCCATCCTCAAACCATGTCGACCTGCCTTCCTGAAGCAATAAGAAATCTTACCATCAGCTCAGCTGAGAAGCTCCTTGACTGCAAGCAATTTGTGAAACATtacaataatgaaaaattatcaagTGGGAATGAAGATGTAATTTGCATCTCATGTGAGTTGGAGCTAATGGATCAACATAAAGAAATCACTCCAGATCCACCTGCAGAATTAGTAGTGTTACCCATAAATGCTATTGTATTAGACCTTAAGATCGAAGCTTCGAAGGCTTTTCAAGAAGTATACTTGGCATTCAGAAGATTCCAAGCTGAAGAGTTGCTTGGTTATACTGGTGTGGAGGATTCCACCCAGGTCAAGCTATTGATGGGGTCAACAGGATCTGTTCGAGTTCGAGGGAGATGCTTGGGAAAAAGCGGGCTTAGTAAATATAGGTTGGAAAGGGGGGTCGAGAGGTGGACAGTGGATTGCACATGTGGAGCTAAGGATGATGATGGAGAAAGGATGTTGGCGTGTGATGTTTGTGGGGTGTGGCAGCACACAAGATGTTTCGGAATTAACGATTCTGATGCAGTGCCTGCCAAGTTTGTTTGCAATAGATGCAAAGAATCCCTACAAATGACTCTGTCTGTTGTGCAGTGTAAGAATGAGAGTGGAAGCTTTGGAAAGGGCTTGGCAACTTCTTATGACGTTCGTTGA